In Thiospirochaeta perfilievii, a single window of DNA contains:
- a CDS encoding methylglyoxal synthase, with product MNIRKTIALVAHDNRKPDLLEWVDYNWQSLQGHKIICTGTTGSLIQEKFNQKLKGSKEVGPEIIRLKSGPLGGDQQLGSLICTNEIDIMIFLWDPMEPQPHDVDVKALERIAVLYNIPYASNRASADFLISSELFKTGYKPKLKDYSSYINRKI from the coding sequence ATGAATATTCGAAAAACAATTGCGTTAGTCGCCCATGATAATAGGAAGCCTGATCTACTGGAGTGGGTAGATTATAACTGGCAAAGCCTTCAAGGACATAAGATAATATGTACCGGTACAACTGGGAGTCTTATCCAAGAGAAGTTTAATCAGAAGCTTAAAGGTTCTAAGGAAGTTGGTCCAGAGATTATACGTTTAAAAAGTGGACCTTTAGGTGGAGATCAACAACTAGGATCTTTAATATGTACAAATGAGATAGATATTATGATTTTTTTATGGGATCCTATGGAACCACAACCCCACGACGTTGATGTTAAAGCACTAGAGAGAATTGCAGTTTTATACAATATCCCATATGCCTCTAACAGAGCATCTGCAGACTTTTTAATATCTTCAGAACTGTTTAAAACCGGGTATAAGCCTAAGTTAAAGGATTATTCTAGCTATATAAATAGAAAGATCTAG
- a CDS encoding glycoside hydrolase family 3 C-terminal domain-containing protein: MKYQELIDKMTIDEKVSLLSGKDFWQTKSIDRLNIPSMFLADGPHGLRKQAADADHLGLNAGIAATCFPTSATIANSWDITLGERLGSALGQEALSEGVNIILGPGLNIKRSPLCGRNFEYFSEDPYLSGKMASGYIKGIQKEGIAACPKHFVANNQELFRMINDSVIDKRTLYEIYLTGFEIAVKEGNPKAIMSAYNKINGTYANEHKELLNDVLVEDWGFKGIVVSDWGGSNEHIDGVASGSHLEMPSTGGDSDRELLCAVKDGLLDEALLDKRVNEYLEVLFEIQIEGKQRKANFDLHHNIAREAAEASIVLLKNDAQILPLKRDQKVGIIGSFADKPRYQGAGSSLVNPARLENTLDEIKNRDLTFVGYESGDDILRAKTLASSVDVVLLYLGLDDASETEGLDRSHLNLIEKQIELLDNLSLENKNIVVILSGGSAIQMPWLDKCKGLIHGYLSGQAGASAMLNILTGKVNPSGKLAETYPLELCDTPVYNYYPGKEKSSEYREALYVGYRYYDTGSVDVLFPFGFGLSYTTFEYSNLEVSREGVVFAITNMGTIDGSEIVQLYIGKESKNVFRPKKELKGFKKIFLKAGESKEVSIDFDDKSFRYFDIESNQFEVESGDYKIYIAASSTDIRLEGGIVIDGTKESVVYDPIKYKKYYLGDIKKVDDDEFSSLLGHDIPTPYWDRDRDLDRNDAIAQMVYAKSGFARLIHRFLRFLKDRSIKKGKPDLNLLFIYHVPFRGIEKMMGGVVNKQMVNALLIIVNGHFFKGCRLFIKGFFNLKKLNKDTKEKLVHAEEYIKESK, from the coding sequence ATGAAATATCAAGAACTAATCGATAAGATGACAATAGATGAGAAAGTTTCCCTTTTATCTGGAAAGGACTTTTGGCAGACAAAGTCTATTGATCGTTTAAATATTCCTTCAATGTTTTTAGCAGATGGCCCTCATGGATTAAGAAAGCAGGCCGCAGATGCTGACCATTTAGGACTTAATGCGGGGATAGCTGCCACTTGTTTCCCTACATCAGCAACAATTGCTAATAGTTGGGATATTACATTAGGGGAGAGACTTGGGAGTGCATTAGGCCAAGAGGCACTATCTGAGGGTGTTAATATAATATTAGGCCCTGGGCTAAACATTAAAAGAAGTCCTCTGTGTGGAAGAAACTTTGAGTATTTTAGTGAGGATCCATACCTCTCTGGAAAGATGGCCTCAGGTTATATTAAAGGGATTCAGAAAGAGGGTATTGCAGCCTGTCCTAAGCACTTTGTTGCTAATAATCAAGAGTTATTTAGAATGATAAATGATTCTGTAATTGATAAGAGAACCCTATATGAAATCTACTTAACAGGATTTGAAATTGCTGTTAAAGAGGGTAATCCGAAGGCTATAATGTCGGCATATAATAAAATAAACGGTACCTACGCAAATGAGCACAAAGAGCTTTTAAACGATGTGTTAGTAGAAGATTGGGGATTTAAAGGTATTGTTGTATCCGACTGGGGTGGAAGTAATGAGCATATAGATGGAGTTGCTTCTGGAAGCCATTTAGAGATGCCATCCACAGGGGGAGATAGTGATAGAGAGTTACTCTGTGCAGTAAAAGATGGACTTTTAGATGAGGCTCTTTTAGATAAAAGAGTTAATGAGTACCTTGAAGTTCTTTTTGAAATACAAATTGAGGGAAAGCAACGTAAGGCTAATTTTGATCTCCACCACAATATTGCCCGAGAAGCTGCTGAGGCATCAATAGTACTTCTAAAAAATGATGCCCAGATACTTCCACTTAAAAGAGACCAAAAAGTAGGGATTATAGGTAGTTTTGCAGATAAGCCACGTTATCAGGGAGCTGGATCTAGTTTAGTTAATCCAGCTAGGTTAGAAAATACTCTAGATGAAATTAAAAATAGGGATCTAACCTTTGTTGGATATGAGAGTGGGGATGACATATTAAGGGCTAAAACTCTAGCAAGTAGTGTGGATGTGGTTCTTCTATACTTAGGTTTAGATGATGCTAGCGAAACAGAGGGGTTAGATAGGTCCCACCTAAATCTTATAGAGAAACAGATAGAACTTCTTGATAACTTAAGTTTAGAGAATAAAAATATTGTTGTTATTTTAAGTGGTGGATCAGCAATTCAGATGCCATGGTTAGATAAGTGTAAAGGTTTAATTCACGGTTATCTATCTGGACAGGCTGGGGCTAGTGCTATGCTTAATATTTTAACTGGGAAAGTTAATCCTAGTGGTAAATTAGCAGAGACATATCCTTTAGAGTTATGTGATACTCCTGTATATAACTACTACCCAGGAAAAGAGAAGAGTAGTGAGTATCGAGAGGCTCTATATGTTGGTTATAGGTATTACGATACAGGGAGTGTAGACGTTCTGTTCCCCTTCGGTTTTGGTCTTTCCTATACCACCTTTGAGTACTCAAACTTAGAGGTAAGTAGGGAGGGTGTTGTTTTTGCTATTACTAATATGGGTACGATAGATGGAAGTGAAATTGTTCAACTCTACATTGGAAAAGAGTCAAAAAATGTTTTTAGACCTAAAAAAGAGTTAAAAGGTTTCAAAAAAATATTCCTTAAAGCCGGGGAAAGTAAAGAGGTATCAATAGATTTTGATGATAAATCATTTAGATATTTTGATATAGAATCTAATCAATTTGAAGTAGAGAGTGGTGATTACAAAATTTATATAGCAGCATCCTCCACAGATATTAGATTAGAGGGAGGAATCGTTATTGATGGAACAAAAGAATCAGTTGTATACGATCCAATAAAATATAAGAAGTACTATCTAGGCGATATTAAAAAGGTTGATGATGATGAATTTTCATCCCTCTTAGGTCACGATATTCCTACTCCCTATTGGGATAGAGATCGGGATTTAGACCGTAATGATGCCATTGCCCAAATGGTGTATGCAAAAAGTGGTTTTGCCCGACTTATCCATAGGTTCCTAAGATTCCTAAAGGATAGATCTATAAAAAAAGGTAAGCCGGATTTGAACTTACTGTTTATATATCATGTTCCCTTTAGAGGTATCGAGAAGATGATGGGTGGTGTAGTAAATAAACAGATGGTTAACGCTCTACTAATTATTGTAAATGGCCACTTTTTTAAGGGTTGTAGGCTCTTTATTAAGGGATTTTTCAACTTAAAAAAACTTAACAAGGATACAAAAGAGAAATTAGTACATGCAGAAGAGTATATTAAGGAGAGTAAGTAA